From Camelina sativa cultivar DH55 chromosome 7, Cs, whole genome shotgun sequence, one genomic window encodes:
- the LOC104705005 gene encoding calmodulin-binding protein 60 E-like: protein MSSQRYYLSTGPSTNRLSSDYNRSVESSNDSSSYNGEDWCRPRAAGQGLEDIFSEEIRLRSSEMLETDDMQRLLKTFGIGVNTVGTQGGFGQTDESCYGYSIPYQAQIDNTYRRERNRGSGKAVVGWLKLKAALRWGIFIRKKAAERRPQIVEID, encoded by the exons ATGTCATCCCAACGCTATTACCTATCCACTGGTCCCTCAACAAATAGATTATCCTCA GACTACAACAGGTCAGTGGAAAGTTCCAATGATTCAAGCTCATACAACGGAGAAGATTGGTGTCGACCAAGAGCTGCAGGACAAggtcttgaagacattttcagCGAAGAAATCAGACTAAGGAGCTCAGAGATGCTTGAGACTGACGATATGCAGAGACTGTTGAAGACGTTTGGGATAGGTGTGAACACTGTGGGAACACAAGGCGGGTTTGGTCAGACCGATGAGTCTTGTTATGGTTATAGCATCCCGTACCAAGCTCAGATCGATAACACGTACAGAAGAGAACGTAATAGAGGCTCGGGAAAAGCTGTGGTGGGATGGCTTAAGCTTAAAGCTGCTTTGAGATGGGGTATCTTCATACGCAAGAAAGCTGCAGAGAGGAGGCCTCAGATTGTGGAGATCGActga